ATCGactatccaaacccaccctaaaagACAGAAGCATTCCAATAACCTTCAAATGGGTTTGGGACTATTGACAATCTACACGCACAAGGCTTTTGAGATGGCAATGTGCACAGTTGATTtggttataataataatatacaaccAGAAGAGAGTCACTGCACCAAAATAGATTTTTTCCAAAGAAGTTAAATAGATTCGTTTTTTTAACACTCAGCGAagcttataaataattaaataccgTTAATTTTTCTTTAGTCTCTAACTTCACCGAAAGtatctactaactttttaacCCCTCTAAAAAAATAGCAACAATTTTTTCTCAAAAAGGTACCGCTAAGATTAACTGtgcttctcaaaaaaaaaaaaaaactcgcatctcgaaattttttcactGGAGAAGATTTATCTACAAAACCAAATTGGCCGTGTGCTCAAGGCGAATTTAATTTCTGCCGCAAATCCTTTCAGCTCGGAGTTGGATTTCAAAAAGGAAAAGTGTGAGAAATGTACCTAAAACTCACTCCATTTCCTTGAGGAAATCAATATTATCAACAAAAACCTGCAAATTTAAACAGTAAAATGAGTcaattatgaaaaagaaaaaagagcaaCACAATTTTGTTATCTAATCCATGATGCTCTACTCTTCATATCTTTTGAAGTATCCACATCTGACACGTGTAtgcagtgtatatatatatggatattGCTATGGAAATATAATCCTCCAAAGACTACCAAATACATGAAATCTTGGAATAAAATGGAACATACTCGTGTTGGATACATACCCGTATCTGACATTCAGACCTCTGTCTGAGTTGCTTGTTCATTTCCATcatgcattaattaaaaaaaagaaaaagaaagttcaCTCTGTAAAGCTAATAAAACTTAGTGTTGGTGCAATGCACAAGAATGAGAAAACATTCttgatatatatttgtttttctatttgatatATTGGCGATATAGTTGAATgataaacaacttaaaataaactGTGTATAAAAGCTTTGAAAGGCATACCGTCTTCCAACCATCAGGATCTAAGCATGCAGTGATCTTGGTGTTAATACCAGGTAAAGGTCCAGGTTCCTGAGTAACTATTCCACCAAAAAGTCTAACAGCCTCTGCAGTGTTGTAAACATCATCTGTGCCGATTGCAATCTGCAGAGATGCAAGTTGTTCCCATATGTAAGAACTTTATAGTTCCAAAATAACAAAGCAGAATCATGATGCATACCACAAGCAGTTACATTTAGCAAACAAAAGAAGAACATCTTTTACACATTAAAGTGAAACAAAAGCAGAAATATATCTACCTGAGCATAGCCATTTCCTTTCTTGTAGTTGGTGACCCCGTAGTTGTATGTTAACTCAAGCACAGCATTTTTTTCTTCAGGCCCATAGCCCATCATGGCTGTTGTATACTAAAAGGAAAATTCATAAACATATGTCAGCGCATACATCTAACATGCCAATTACTAAAAAGGTTGACATGAATACTTTTATCAATCAAACTCAGCAAGAAGGAGAAACACATAACCATGAAGACAACAATTCAGGACACACAAGAAATCCCTGCATATAAACACACAGTATATACAAGTGAATCCTTCTTTTCAACCCTTTAATAGCTCCCACCAACccctttctctctttctttgttCTGCTTCCACATTTTGTTTCTCTCTTTTCACTTCTCTCCCCAGAATGCAAATTTTAACTGGTTCTATTTGCCAACCCAAGGTTGATTGCATCAGGCAATCTGATAGCAATAACACTAAAAATTTCTCATAATCATTTAATCATAATCTGCATTTTAGCAGAAAGAGTACATTGTTATTTCTATATGCTACTAGCCTACTAGCAAGTACCAACTTTAATCCTTAAAAAAGCTAGAATTCTTATCCTATGTAGGACTTTAAAGGAAAACTTTTGAGAGAAGAATGAgggaaaaaagaaaactaaaataatgaaCCATAAATATAGCAAgagtaataaaataaatcttaAGTAAGCCAGTCCCTCAATTAGCTTATTAGGGTTCTGCATCAAGACGATAGTATTTACCTTGTACTCTGGATTATCTTGTGTGTGAAGAAGCTCCATGCCAAAGGCCTGCAAGAAAAGGAGATGGAGACTAAGACCTAGAGCATGACATAAAACATAGCACCTTCACACCCACCCCCACAAAAGAAAATGGCATGTTCATGTAAAAGCCTGTAAATAGCGTCATATATCATTTGCCAATGTTCTGCAGCAACTCTCACCTTCTCATAAAATTTTATGGAACGATCAAGATCATCAACATGGAGCATTACTTTGCACAAAGGTTCAGGAGCAGGCCACCTTTCAATTAGTTCAAACTTGTAACCGTCAGGATCCTCAACAAATGCAATTACAGTAGTACCTCCTTTCACTGGACCAGGTTCCCTGGTTACTTTTCCACCCTTGATCTTTATAAGTTCCACAGTCTTGGCAACCTAATCAGCGAAAATAAATAAGCATTCAGATTTACCCAGCACTTCCAAAATACAAGAAcaatcattttgttaaaaatggaaaacctaacacaattcatgGAGGCCAATGTTCAAGCTTACATCCTCAACACCTATCCCAAAATGACCAAATGCAGTTCCAATGTCATACTTGTCAACTCCGTAATCCGGTAATGccattcaagaaaaatgaaatatcCACAACTGAGTTCATGTACAGTGACTACTCTAATATTCACGCATGGGAAAGAAATGTTTCATCAATATCCAATTAAATAAGATTATACAGATTTATCATAGTTTAGAAAAGCATAAGAGAAGTCTAAAAGCTTACTGTAAGTAAGTTCAATAACAAAGTGAGAATCTTCAGGCCCATATCCAAGAAAGGCATTTGTGTATCTCTCCTCTGGTATGTCTCGTTTCCTCAACAGCTTCATTCCCAAGCATCCAGTATAAAATCTACAACCACCATGAATAATGAATTCCAGTTCAGTTAAAAGATTCCAGCCACAAGATTGGCTAAAAAGAATAGATGTATACACAATCAGGCATGAGTTTAACAAAGGAAACAAAAACAACAATATATGACATACTTGATGGTCCGCTCTAAATCCCCAACTCGATAAACAACATGGAGCATTCTTCTTTTATCCTTTTTAACAAACTCTACGGCAGTTTCCTGTGCGGCAACCGTTCTTGCCTGTACCCCATTTCTTATAAGAGGCATCCCTACCCAGCTTCTTTCAGCATTCAACAGCTCGGAAGCTTTAAAACCGAAGAATCGCAATTGTGGAATAGCTggataaaatttacaaaaaaaacatatatttatatcaaaTCCATCCAGTCAGTCCTTCCATACCATAAAAGTTCAGCAGAATCTCTATGTATTGTTCCTAAAATGCAATTCTTTTAACAAATTACTGGTTCTTTCAACCTTGTAACATAACTTCATTATAATCAGATGCCTCTAAATGAGTAAATTCCTTAACACTCTAAAATAGACTTTAGAAGTTCAACCAAAATGTCGATTCCATCTAATTCTTCAATCAGTACTTAAATTCCTAATTAACTGAAAAATGCTAGAACagtataaattgatttttaaaatggTAATAATAAAGGGAGCAGTGCTTACCACTGCCGAGCTGAGAGAAAAGGAGGCGTCGAGGAAGGTGAAGCGGAGGAAAAGAGAAACCAGAACGCGTCGTAGCAACACCATCGGAGAAGATAAACGACGAGATCGAAGGTCGTATTGATGATGCCATGGGAATTATCCTCCTCACCATCTCGGTGAACTTTTGACTCTAtatatttaaatggtaattattttattcatttttaaaacttttgattCCAAATTGCCGTATTATCGGACGTCCTTCACGAGAAGAGATCCCTCTCTCTGTAACAAATGTTCCATCTTTTCTTCAGTCCGATGTTATCagacataataataataatatatatctatTAAGAGGCAATTATATAATTTTCCTTCTAGAAAAAAGAATTATCATAATATCTTGACAAAACTCgaataacaaatataatttaaacttaaatcaACCTATATGGTAAGCATCTTATTCATTAAGTCCtcacataaaatttttataatattatttttaaatataaaataaatatttcacttttaattaagttatttatatgaatatttttatttttaatattatataaaattagacATAATCCCTCTCAAGGTATAAATAAGAGTATAGTATGCGCTTCAACATATTTGAACTCACGTCCTCATGCATTGGCAACATCCCATactaatcgagctaagactcCATGAACaggtattataatttttaaatcttcaattttaactttcaattaatttataataaaatattttaataaaaaattatttgattcatatatacacttttaataaatatttttacccaCTCCGTCATAAtctaatacataaaatattctaaaagaaaacatataaatttattgcttgTATCAATCGAGTAAATCAATTCCTCGATTAACATATCAACCATAGAATAGTAAACTcctataaaatacataaatttgttAATCAACCAACAAAAGGTCAAATAGTtgctttctttaaaaaaaaaaaattcaaataccatCTTCCGGATCTAGGAATTTTCAATTGtatactaataatataatttaaaatataaaatatcaatattttaaaagtCCAATTGATGATTAAGCCAATTAAATCAATGGTCCagctaatttgattaaaaattattaaaaaaaattccaattcaACCCATCCATACCGGTTCCTAGTCTAACCGGTTCAATGCTATTCACCGACATTGAATCAGTGTGCTAGACCCATAACAGCTGTgaggaaacctccaagaaatcaTCTGCTTCTCCAACTGTGAACCTCCATGAAACAGTTTAAGCTATCATGTTGAACTGTATTTACAGAGTCCTATCTCGCAGAGATGAAGGTCCAACATTTCATAAAATCTCGTCTCATCGCAAGCTTAAGAATGGCGGAAGTAGGCTCCAACCATAAAGGCTGTATGCTGCTATTAAATTGTCACACAAACAAATCATGCTATAAACTTGGTCGCTATGTGAGAACTTTCAAAATCCtgattcatcaaattttcattCACTGCTTGTTAATATATAATGACTACACAAAGATTAAGTCGGAAATGATATGATGCAATTGATGAATGTTGAAGCTAAGCAGATTGTAGACCTGCTTGAACATAACCAATCCGAAAATCAAAACCACAAAGATACGAGTATCGCATTCCAAAGTAGTATCATAAAGACCTAAGAACAATCATTGTATACCAAAGTGGTTCACAAAACTGCAGATACTAACAGAATCTGAAGCTTAAAAGGCTggaaaataaaatacaacaaaAGGAAAATGATTCTCTTAACTGTTACTacagaaataaaatccttaacaTTACTATTTGACAAGAAAAGGATGCTAGAAATTCTTACATACAAATGAAGTATTCAACTCCGGGAGCTAATACAACCGGAAAAGGGTACAGAGAGCTAAACTCCGCAAGAAAAGCAAAGCCCCTCATCAGTGTATTCTCAAGGCCATACCAatgccatacttgattggaagtaAATGTATGTCATTTCAGCTCTGACTAGAGGCAGCAGGATTGGTACCTGGAAATGTTGCCAAACCGTTGTTATTATCTAGATTGGTGCACTCTTCACTGGCATGACGAACAAACTCTTCGGGGGACATGTGGGTACCATGGCAAGCACAAACGATTTTTATCTGATTTGCGCTGAATCTGTAAGTAACACCAGAAATAGTTCTGCCGTGTGGACCAGTACCTGTGGTTGAAACCCATGGTAAATTTGGATAAGAACCAGATCCACCAAATTTCAGGTCTGCAGCAATTCCAGGTTTTATGGCAGAAAAATCAAGAGTTAAGGCTTCTGCAGTTTGTCGATCAGATGTAGCATTTGCTCTGAGATTCACGCTGCTTCCTTTTACATCTTCCTCTGCCCGAGTAGAGGAGCCTTCCTCTACACCATGCTGTTTACCTTCACCTTTCACTCTTTCGAATGTCCTGCCATCATATTGTGCAGCCTCAGAGGAATTGCGCGCAATTGTATGCATGGAAGCTACATTCAACAGAGGATAAACAACTATCAACCCAGTGATAAATAACACAGGTgtaaaataatattccaaattAACAATTGATCAACTGGTTATTAATGTTAAGAGGTCAAAATTTCATACATATAGGAAATTGAAAATCTTTGGCAGCACGAACCAGAAAAGATAATTTATATAGAATTCAATAATGAAATAAGGTTTATACCATGAAGGTTATACCAAGACAGCAAGATCAGGATAGCTCAGAGCTATCCATGAAGAGTATAAAAAGTAGATAGCTAGGCATATTTACAGATAACATCATATTCATTAAACCCATTAAAATGCCGTCTTCAAGCAAAGGGATAAAGAGATACCTTGTGATATTTTCAGTCCATCACTCTGCTTATCTGCATTAGGTGGACTTCTGCCAGCATATGAAGCCTGGAATTGCGGAGGGTGAGAGACCATACCCCAGGGATTATCCTTATCCAACAGTGGAAGTTGAACAGGCAAGTACCCGAACATAACTGGTAAGTTTCCAGGATTCACAGACTGGGTCCCAGACCGTTCACTATTTCCGGTAGGCATCATTTGCATCATGCCAGGCATTGTATGACCTGATGAACTAGGGATCCCGACAGAGTTAGAATCCTTCATAGGCAATGAGAAAGGTGCATTCATGACATTGACTGATTGGACCTGGAATGAGTTACCATAATTCAAGTTTCCCGGCTTAACCTCCTTAGGCACCTCAGCAGAACCACTAACTCCCATAAATCGCTTGGATCCATCATCATGGTGTGAAACCAGCCTTGAGGTCGAACCCTCAACTTCAGACTCCGCAACGTCTTCATTCTCAGCAGTTGAGCCATCTTCCGTTAGGGAGATATGTGATGTTTTGGACTTTTCATGCAAATCCGTGTGATGAGCTTCTCTTTCGAGCTTCTTTGGATTGTTTATCTCATTAAACAACATCTTACGTTTACTACCCGTTTCGGACCGCTTATCTTCATCGATTTCAGCAGACCTGTTACTGTTTGTACCCCAAAGACCTCTACCATTCAAGTTAACAGTAGCTTCTACCTCACCGTTACCCTTGGAGAGATCATTAAAGAAATTTTCCAAAGGTTTTATTGGATCACTTCTCTGAGAACCCACACTGGGGTCTTGTTTCTCGTTTCCAGCTTGAAGAAAGTTTTTAAAGTTATCCACTATTTTGACACCTCTATCACCTTCTTCTGTCCTAGTATCGGAGGAGCTACTAATCTTGCCTCTGGCTTTGGCAGATGAAGCACCACAAGATAGACCCAAGCTAAGCTCAAGCCCGTTATCGTCCTCCATTCTATCGACTCACAGTATATTATCCCGGTGGTTCAAGTATAACTTTTGCTCATCCTCTTTACAGACCATTCAACCAAAAATACACAATATAGTCTCAACACGCACCAAAACCATCCTAAACATACATGTCTGCATAAAAGTCAGATTTATCAGGGGAAATACAagagagaaataaataaataagttccAATTACCATACAAATCTtagaaatgaaacaaaaatcattaataatttggTAATGACCTCTAAAAAGAGGAACTTTAGGCTAAACAAAACATACATTTGATCCAAGGGCAACACCAAGCTCTACTTATTAGAGAAGTAAAgctaagaaaaaccaaaataaataataaaaaaataaaattttccatgaaaatagtcTTGAAGCAACTACTAAACTTAAACAgggttttctttttaattttcattttttgagaTGAGGGGAAGGGtttcaaacaaaaagaaaaagaaatatgagaCTAAAAAcctgtatttattttctttattcgtTTATCAGCTAGATAGATCCATTCATTAGCAAAATCAAtgaaaatcaaaacccagaaGAGGAtattattaaagaaaataaaatcaaaactcAGAATGATAAGTTTAGACCAGAATTCATAATAGATCTAAGCAAACCCAGAAAcccatttttcaaaaatcaatcaaCTTCATCAAAACACccgattcaaaaaaaaaaaaagcaactgCAGAAAACACAAAACACAATAGAACTATATAGAAAAAGGAGCAATAGAAGAGAAAGATAGAGAAAGGGAGTTACCTGAATAAAGACAGAGAAGATTAAAAGAATCAAAGCTGAGATTGTCTTTGCACATCACAAGGACAGGTAAAGGGAAAATAACACTGAAAATGGGAGAAAAATAGTGTTAGAAATTACCTACTAATTTTTTATACCATGTGATTATcatgtatataattattttctttttgccGCTATCATACCAATCAAATACCATACAAtgtcttttattttatcattatgtGCCCATGTCTAATTTTCACTTTTGTCCAATCCTTTTTAGTTTTTTCTTCAACCTTTGTTCTGTTCATATcaataaaagggaaaaaagaaagttTTTAACATTTACATTGTTGCTGGTAAGTGACACTGGACTAATTAAATTCCAATCttaaattatctaaaaatatcGTAAATAGGATTTTTTTTGTCATATTTTACTGTATTGTTTtaatccaagttttttttttaaatgcatttCAAGATGTTCATTTAATTTGGtctttcatatcatatcatatggAACAGATAATGATCAAGATTGTTCTTTCCAAATCAATAAATCTTACGTGGAACTGAATTCAGACATTTGATCTTGTCATATATTTGGGCATAACAAACAACTTGTGTTTTTTACCAATGGTTTGTGTTTAACCATCATCATGTCACCAATGGCAACTATATAATTTCACTTACTTTTAATAATGAGCTTatgatttggttaaattttattatacaaatcatgattataattatttatttatgtggtTCAAAGGGACACAATACATTAGCAAATAACTGGTCAATGATCGTGTAACAGGCAAAGACCGACACTGTTATTGATTGCAGTAAAAAAAAGCAGCAGCAGCAGCTATGCAGAAACGATGTCGTTTTTCCATATTATGGTGAAAGACTGAAAAGATCTCATTTGTGAAGGGAAATGGAGGGACTCAATCAGGAATGGCTTGATTGTAATATTTGGTTTGAGTGAGGGTAGTTTCTGATAACTCATTGATGAACAACTAAAAGAGTACGTTTCGCAGTACTATAAGCTGAAGTGTGAACCCAGACCGACACTGGTGAACCTTTTGAGTGCTTGACCATGGAGGATCTGCTTAGGTACTTTTCGCCATCTCACGAAAAGCCCAAATCTTTTTGCTTTAGATTTCATGGAACACTCAGTACTGTAGGTACATTTTCTGGGTCACCATTGTTTTTGACATTTTACAAATGTTTCTTGCTTACATTAACTATTGCTTTATGATTAATGGAGTTGCAAATGTTGAACTCTGGCTTCTTTGAACTGAATCTATCTTACTGAACCACTATTTTATTTGCTAGGTTGAATGCTTGATTCAGTCAATGATTATGTGAGATAGGGTTTCAAGATTCTTATTCTGTACGTGAGATTGTGAGGTATTCATTGGAGCTTTGCTACTGAGTGACATGGGTGTTTTTGCCCTAACTCTGAGGCTCTTTCATGCTGAGGTCAGAAAGTTACTTTTGATCATTGGGTTGGCAGTTTCTTTCATAATCCTTTTTCagtgtttttcattttcttatggGAAAATATTTGTTCCATCACCTACTAGTAAGATTTCAGTAGTTAAGCTGGTAATCAATGCCACCACTTTAAATGATTCGAACATGGCTGAACTGTTTATTAATGTGGTGGCAAATGATACTAATGGCTCTGATCCTGAGGAAGAAGCTAGGTACAAGCACAACACGCTGGAAGCAAATACAGGTTCTGATTCGTCATCAGAAGTTAACAGATATCTTGATGGTTCTTTTAGTAAATTCAAGGATCAAAATTCTCATGAGAGGAAATCGAAGCCGAGGATAACTCAGGGTAAGAGTTTGATGTCTGGTTACATTACTAGTACAGATGATGGTTCTACTAAGGTGCTGATGTTGTGCCATTTATATCGGCTATAGTTGCTGCTAAAGGCCTGCAAAGCTCAAACCTTAGTTCAGGGACTTCTAGCTCATTCTTGGGTGCCAACTTATCTTCACCGCGCAATGCCGAAACTTCTATTGGAACACAACATACGAATTTTAAACCATTGCAAATTGAATCAGCCATATCTGTATCCCAGATGAATTCATTATTGCTTCAGAGTATTGATTCTTCTCGCTCTCTGGTAAGAATCACGTCTCCAAGGTCTTAATTAAGCAACAGGATTCAGTTAAGATTCTGAATTTCTCACTTCTTTGTTGGTAATAGAGGCCAAGACGATCTTCAGCACGTGACCGTGAACTTTTATCTGCAAGGCTAGAGATTGGAAATGCTCGTGTTTCAAGGAAGGTTCCAGTGCTTCATGCATCTGTTTATCAGAATATTTCTAAGTTTGAGAGGTAAGTGTTTGACTTGTTATGTTTCTGCAACATGTCCATGGCCATGTCCATGTCCATGTTTATGCTAAATGCTAAATTGTTGGTGGCTTTATGCAAATTATTTGCAGGAGTTATGAGATGATGGAACAAATACTCAAAGTTTACATATACAAAGAAGGAGTTAAGCCCATATTTCATCAGCCAAAGATGAGAGGAATTTATGCCTCAGAAGGATGGTTTATGAAACTCATGGAAGGAAACAAAAAGTTCGTTGTGAAAGACCCGAGAAGAGCCCATTTGTTTTACTTACCCTTCAGTTCAAATATGCTAAGGAGTGCACTAAATGGACAAGATTTTCAACACGTCAAAGACCTACAGAAATACCTTAAGGATTATGTTGAGTTGATTGCTGGAAAATATAGCTTTTGGAACAGAACCGGAGGAGCTGATCATTTTCTAGTTGCCTGTCATGATTGGGTATGCTAAGGATTATGCTTATATGGTTAAATTTCTGTGGTAGTGTTATTATTGTTATGTAGATTTCGATGGCCAAATTGAAGTATCTTATTTGATCTGACATATGGAGTTTCAGGCTATCAATTTGACAAAGAACATCAGAAGTTGTATTAGAGCTCTTTGCAATTCCAATGCTGCCAAAGGCTTCGAAATAGGAAAGGATACCACTTTACCAGTAACGTATATACGTTCCATGGAGGCTCCTTTGGAAAATCTTGGAGGAAAGCCTCCTTCAGAGAGGAACATTCTGGCCTTCTTTGCTGGGGGGATGCACGGTTATCTTCGACCGATCTTACTACAGTATTGGCAGAATAAAGAATCTGATATGAAAATCTTTGGACCAATGCCTCGTGATGTTGAAGGTAAAAGAAAGTACAGGGAGCATATGAAGAGTAGTAAGTATTGCATATGTGCCAAGGGTTATGAAGTTCATACACCAAGAGTGGTTGAGTCGATTTACTATGAATGCGTGCCGGTTATCATATCAGATAACTACGTGCCACCATTCTTTGAGGTGTTGAATTGGGAAGCTTTTGCGATTTTAGTTCAAGAGAAAGATATCCCTAGTTTGAGAAACATATTGCTCTCCATCCCTGAGGAGAAATATTTGGAGATGCACGCGAGAGTGAAGCTAGTACAGCGGCATTTTCTTTGGCACAAAAGGCCCGTGAAATACGACTTATTTCATATGATCCTTCACTCAGTATGGTACAACAGGGTTTTTCACATAAAAACCAGATAAAAGGTCTTCATTCTTAAGGTTGAGTGAAACAACTTGAGAAGCAAGCCAATGCAGTAAGTGCTGTCATTTCTCAGTCTGTGAGCTTTTGATCTTTTAACCATCTGGTTTGGGCTTCAACTATTGGTGTTGTAATAAGTAGGATGATGGAATGTGTTGTATCTTCTATTCCAACTGATAATTCTTTACCGTGGGTGtataaaataacaatttaatGTAAATCCATGACTTACGATTTTGATTTCATTGTCTTTTTTCATGAGTTTTACTTGATGAAGTTTGCATAATTTAATTTGCTAATACAGTTTAAACATGGTGCAAGCCAGGTAAAGTTAGGATAATTTAATTTGCTATTACACTCAACTATTGAAGCTAGATGTTTTAAAGCGAGATTATTGGTTCCACTAGCCCTTTCTGAGTATTTTATCGTTCAACTTTTAAAAATGACTTTTCGATTTTGTTTTTCACTTTAGTCCTCAATGtttatatttttggttaatttggtttcttcctttttttttaattaaatttgaccttcaacttaaaaaaaagaagtataatttaactattaatcttttaaaaaattaaatttttatttgattttttttataattgttgat
The genomic region above belongs to Gossypium hirsutum isolate 1008001.06 chromosome D05, Gossypium_hirsutum_v2.1, whole genome shotgun sequence and contains:
- the LOC107907194 gene encoding probable lactoylglutathione lyase, chloroplastic isoform X1, which encodes MVRRIIPMASSIRPSISSFIFSDGVATTRSGFSFPPLHLPRRLLFSQLGSAIPQLRFFGFKASELLNAERSWVGMPLIRNGVQARTVAAQETAVEFVKKDKRRMLHVVYRVGDLERTIKFYTGCLGMKLLRKRDIPEERYTNAFLGYGPEDSHFVIELTYNYGVDKYDIGTAFGHFGIGVEDVAKTVELIKIKGGKVTREPGPVKGGTTVIAFVEDPDGYKFELIERWPAPEPLCKVMLHVDDLDRSIKFYEKAFGMELLHTQDNPEYKYTTAMMGYGPEEKNAVLELTYNYGVTNYKKGNGYAQIAIGTDDVYNTAEAVRLFGGIVTQEPGPLPGINTKITACLDPDGWKTVFVDNIDFLKEME
- the LOC107907194 gene encoding probable lactoylglutathione lyase, chloroplastic isoform X2, translating into MVRRIIPMASSIRPSISSFIFSDGVATTRSGFSFPPLHLPRRLLFSQLGSAIPQLRFFGFKASELLNAERSWVGMPLIRNGVQARTVAAQETAVEFVKKDKRRMLHVVYRVGDLERTIKFYTGCLGMKLLRKRDIPEERYTNAFLGYGPEDSHFVIELTYSVEDVAKTVELIKIKGGKVTREPGPVKGGTTVIAFVEDPDGYKFELIERWPAPEPLCKVMLHVDDLDRSIKFYEKAFGMELLHTQDNPEYKYTTAMMGYGPEEKNAVLELTYNYGVTNYKKGNGYAQIAIGTDDVYNTAEAVRLFGGIVTQEPGPLPGINTKITACLDPDGWKTVFVDNIDFLKEME
- the LOC107907193 gene encoding ninja-family protein mc410; this encodes MEDDNGLELSLGLSCGASSAKARGKISSSSDTRTEEGDRGVKIVDNFKNFLQAGNEKQDPSVGSQRSDPIKPLENFFNDLSKGNGEVEATVNLNGRGLWGTNSNRSAEIDEDKRSETGSKRKMLFNEINNPKKLEREAHHTDLHEKSKTSHISLTEDGSTAENEDVAESEVEGSTSRLVSHHDDGSKRFMGVSGSAEVPKEVKPGNLNYGNSFQVQSVNVMNAPFSLPMKDSNSVGIPSSSGHTMPGMMQMMPTGNSERSGTQSVNPGNLPVMFGYLPVQLPLLDKDNPWGMVSHPPQFQASYAGRSPPNADKQSDGLKISQASMHTIARNSSEAAQYDGRTFERVKGEGKQHGVEEGSSTRAEEDVKGSSVNLRANATSDRQTAEALTLDFSAIKPGIAADLKFGGSGSYPNLPWVSTTGTGPHGRTISGVTYRFSANQIKIVCACHGTHMSPEEFVRHASEECTNLDNNNGLATFPGTNPAASSQS
- the LOC107907192 gene encoding probable glycosyltransferase At3g07620; this encodes MGVFALTLRLFHAEVRKLLLIIGLAVSFIILFQCFSFSYGKIFVPSPTSKISVVKLVINATTLNDSNMAELFINVVANDTNGSDPEEEARYKHNTLEANTGSDSSSEVNRYLDGSFSKFKDQNSHERKSKPRITQVAAKGLQSSNLSSGTSSSFLGANLSSPRNAETSIGTQHTNFKPLQIESAISVSQMNSLLLQSIDSSRSLRPRRSSARDRELLSARLEIGNARVSRKVPVLHASVYQNISKFERSYEMMEQILKVYIYKEGVKPIFHQPKMRGIYASEGWFMKLMEGNKKFVVKDPRRAHLFYLPFSSNMLRSALNGQDFQHVKDLQKYLKDYVELIAGKYSFWNRTGGADHFLVACHDWAINLTKNIRSCIRALCNSNAAKGFEIGKDTTLPVTYIRSMEAPLENLGGKPPSERNILAFFAGGMHGYLRPILLQYWQNKESDMKIFGPMPRDVEGKRKYREHMKSSKYCICAKGYEVHTPRVVESIYYECVPVIISDNYVPPFFEVLNWEAFAILVQEKDIPSLRNILLSIPEEKYLEMHARVKLVQRHFLWHKRPVKYDLFHMILHSVWYNRVFHIKTR